A window of the Armatimonadota bacterium genome harbors these coding sequences:
- a CDS encoding Rieske 2Fe-2S domain-containing protein, translating to MAERGVNRRTFLRALSAIPVLGALAAFAAPLLRYLKPNLDPGLGLPEGRLRSLAEMDLPQGEQLALGRVEELAEPWSSRIFVYTQRYAQYTPEQARVATIPGVAIRLPWKVSFPGFKQGEEPTDIVIFSRICPHLGCIFNYVPNWREVTAGYGGYVPPEERRHGLMACPCHLSIYDPADRDRPGRVLSGPAPRPPYYFTYEIRDGVIVITSAEPGGIA from the coding sequence ATGGCCGAGAGGGGAGTGAACCGCCGCACGTTCCTGCGCGCGCTAAGCGCGATCCCCGTGCTCGGTGCGCTGGCGGCATTCGCGGCGCCGTTACTGCGCTATCTCAAGCCGAACCTCGACCCCGGGCTGGGGCTGCCGGAAGGTCGGCTGCGCAGTCTCGCGGAGATGGATCTCCCGCAGGGGGAGCAGCTGGCGTTGGGACGCGTGGAGGAGCTCGCCGAACCGTGGTCGTCGCGAATCTTCGTGTACACGCAGCGCTACGCGCAGTACACGCCCGAGCAGGCGCGCGTGGCGACGATCCCCGGCGTGGCCATCAGGCTGCCGTGGAAGGTCAGCTTCCCCGGGTTCAAGCAGGGCGAAGAACCCACCGACATCGTCATCTTCTCCCGGATCTGTCCGCACCTGGGCTGCATCTTCAACTACGTGCCCAACTGGCGGGAGGTCACCGCGGGCTACGGAGGGTACGTCCCGCCGGAGGAGCGGCGCCACGGGCTGATGGCGTGCCCCTGCCACCTGTCAATCTACGACCCCGCGGACCGCGACCGACCGGGACGGGTCCTCTCCGGCCCGGCGCCACGGCCGCCGTACTACTTCACCTACGAGATCCGCGACGGCGTTATCGTGATCACGAGCGCCGAGCCCGGAGGGATCGCATGA
- a CDS encoding c-type cytochrome gives MRPVAGAALIAATSVLLVGCQPYVRIGSPDRPAYEPLAGYVHRMNFIPQKPNADGGKRVYEARCAVCHGPEGRGDGPMAPQLVAPEKDPYRDVLRIFRIHPRGEPLPSRPARFDNLDQMRLNTPFSMFEVIDRGRPHTAMPGFRHPAYGADSLADPPLSEQEIWNVLFWEWSRMTTRDKLAEGRRIYQQQCAACHGESGDGNGPEAARIRQEIWTWGRGVGPGIFTDRDWMAYRKPTELYQRVFEGVHRRGIELMPAYGDRLTSDQIWAVVDYLWTFVYTLPEDLR, from the coding sequence ATGCGGCCAGTTGCCGGCGCCGCGCTGATCGCGGCGACGTCGGTGTTGCTCGTGGGCTGCCAGCCATACGTGCGGATCGGGTCGCCCGACCGTCCCGCCTACGAACCGCTGGCCGGCTACGTCCACCGGATGAACTTCATTCCCCAAAAGCCCAACGCCGACGGAGGCAAGCGGGTCTACGAGGCGCGCTGTGCCGTCTGCCACGGGCCCGAGGGCCGGGGCGACGGACCGATGGCGCCGCAGCTGGTGGCCCCGGAGAAGGACCCGTACCGGGACGTGCTGCGCATCTTCCGGATCCACCCCAGGGGCGAACCGCTTCCCAGCCGGCCTGCGCGCTTCGACAACCTCGACCAGATGCGACTCAACACGCCCTTTTCCATGTTCGAGGTGATCGACCGCGGTCGGCCGCACACCGCGATGCCGGGCTTCCGCCACCCCGCCTACGGCGCCGACAGCCTCGCCGACCCTCCGCTGAGCGAGCAAGAGATCTGGAACGTCCTGTTCTGGGAGTGGAGCCGCATGACCACGCGCGACAAACTCGCCGAGGGTCGGCGCATCTACCAGCAACAGTGTGCCGCCTGCCACGGTGAATCCGGCGACGGCAACGGTCCGGAGGCCGCTCGCATCCGCCAGGAGATCTGGACGTGGGGTCGCGGCGTGGGCCCCGGGATCTTCACCGACCGCGACTGGATGGCCTACCGCAAACCGACGGAGCTCTACCAGCGGGTGTTCGAAGGCGTGCACCGCCGTGGCATCGAGCTGATGCCTGCGTACGGAGATCGCCTGACGTCGGACCAGATCTGGGCTGTGGTAGATTATCTGTGGACGTTCGTCTACACGCTTCCCGAAGACCTGCGGTGA
- a CDS encoding cytochrome c maturation protein CcmE has translation MNRRYAVLVTVIVAALAYLIYGGVRSAAVYYVTVGELLERGEAAVDVPSRVAGTVASGSIRREGSRIRFTLRDEGIALPVVYQGTVPDLFTDEAEVVVEGQLRRDGVFAATVLLAKCPTRYERDT, from the coding sequence ATGAACCGCCGCTACGCCGTCCTGGTGACCGTGATCGTCGCCGCGCTCGCGTACCTGATCTACGGCGGGGTGCGTTCGGCGGCCGTGTACTATGTCACCGTCGGGGAGTTGCTCGAGAGGGGAGAGGCGGCCGTGGACGTCCCCTCTCGGGTCGCGGGGACGGTGGCCTCAGGATCGATCCGCCGCGAGGGGTCGCGCATCCGGTTCACGCTGCGTGACGAAGGCATCGCGCTGCCGGTGGTCTACCAGGGCACGGTGCCCGATCTGTTCACCGACGAAGCGGAGGTCGTGGTCGAGGGGCAGCTGCGCCGCGACGGCGTGTTCGCCGCGACGGTGCTGTTGGCGAAGTGCCCGACCCGGTACGAGCGGGACACGTAG
- a CDS encoding CcmD family protein: MTYLFFGYLVVWVGLAIYLAALQRRAGALEREVHSLREQLAASGSRPDPADPVRV, from the coding sequence GTGACGTACCTGTTCTTCGGATACCTCGTCGTGTGGGTCGGGCTCGCGATCTACCTGGCCGCGCTGCAGCGGCGGGCGGGCGCCCTGGAGCGCGAGGTGCACAGCCTTCGCGAACAGCTGGCCGCTTCGGGGTCCCGACCGGATCCCGCGGATCCGGTGCGGGTCTGA
- the ccsA gene encoding cytochrome c biogenesis protein CcsA — translation MRRVDSVLWWTLVVAMVASLYMVFLYAPTERIMGPVQRIFYFHLALAWVAFVAFFGVFVGGIQYLRTRSTWWDELAAGSAEVGVWMNGLVIVTGSIWARPTWGVWWTWDPQVTATLIMQLMYMGYLLLRSAADDERRARFAAAFGVIAFLNVPIVFFSARLLRGISPVVFTRQGIGLEPEMLYTLLVCLAAFSLLYAVLLGVRMRIALLRAEVARMRAELAT, via the coding sequence GTGAGGCGCGTCGACAGCGTGCTGTGGTGGACGCTGGTGGTCGCGATGGTCGCCTCCCTGTACATGGTCTTCCTGTACGCGCCCACCGAGCGGATCATGGGACCGGTCCAGCGTATTTTCTACTTCCACCTCGCGCTGGCGTGGGTTGCCTTCGTCGCTTTCTTCGGAGTGTTCGTCGGCGGGATCCAGTACCTGCGCACGCGCAGCACATGGTGGGACGAACTGGCCGCGGGGTCCGCCGAGGTCGGGGTGTGGATGAACGGGTTGGTGATCGTCACCGGATCGATCTGGGCAAGGCCTACCTGGGGCGTGTGGTGGACGTGGGATCCGCAGGTGACGGCGACGCTGATCATGCAGCTGATGTACATGGGCTACCTGCTGCTGCGTAGCGCCGCCGACGATGAACGAAGGGCGCGGTTTGCGGCCGCCTTCGGGGTCATTGCGTTCCTGAACGTGCCGATCGTGTTCTTCTCCGCGCGGCTGCTGCGCGGGATCTCACCGGTCGTCTTCACACGTCAGGGCATCGGGCTGGAACCGGAGATGCTGTACACGCTGCTGGTTTGCTTGGCCGCGTTCTCGCTTTTGTACGCCGTGCTGCTCGGTGTTCGGATGCGCATCGCTTTGCTCCGGGCGGAGGTCGCGCGCATGCGGGCGGAGCTGGCGACGTGA
- a CDS encoding heme exporter protein CcmB, which yields MRAFWVLLYKDLRIELRTREMLASMGLMTLIVLVLFSFAVGHRRDLVAAVVPGVLWVTLAFAAVAGLSRAYGIEQEREAGSGVLAAPVDRGWILLSKAATGFLAILAVQAAALPLLAVLFDYDLWPHLGRLAPVLLLGGAGLAIVGTLLAAMSAATRLREVLLPLLLFPLAMPLLVASLSATSKVLAGLPLAASVSEMRLIAAFDIILGAASVLLFEGVVEEGL from the coding sequence GTGCGGGCGTTCTGGGTCCTGCTGTACAAGGATCTGCGCATCGAACTTCGCACACGGGAGATGCTGGCCTCGATGGGCCTGATGACACTCATCGTCCTGGTGCTGTTCAGCTTCGCGGTCGGCCACCGCCGCGATCTGGTCGCAGCGGTGGTGCCGGGGGTGCTGTGGGTGACGCTCGCCTTCGCCGCCGTCGCCGGTCTGAGCCGCGCATACGGCATCGAGCAGGAGCGCGAGGCGGGTTCGGGCGTGCTCGCCGCTCCGGTGGACCGCGGCTGGATCCTCCTCTCGAAGGCGGCCACCGGTTTTTTGGCCATCCTCGCGGTGCAGGCTGCGGCGCTGCCGTTGCTGGCGGTCCTGTTCGACTACGATCTGTGGCCCCACCTGGGCCGACTCGCGCCGGTGCTGCTGCTGGGCGGCGCGGGGCTGGCGATCGTCGGCACCCTGCTGGCGGCCATGAGCGCCGCCACGCGGCTGCGGGAGGTCTTGCTGCCGTTGTTGCTTTTCCCGCTGGCGATGCCGTTGCTCGTTGCCAGTCTCAGCGCGACATCCAAGGTGCTCGCCGGGCTGCCGCTGGCCGCGTCGGTGTCCGAAATGAGGTTGATCGCCGCCTTTGATATAATCCTCGGGGCTGCAAGCGTCCTGCTGTTCGAGGGTGTCGTGGAGGAGGGGTTGTGA
- the ccmA gene encoding heme ABC exporter ATP-binding protein CcmA, producing the protein MSAVRPGAPLVDTVGLRKQMGGRWVLRHVTLAVGPGEAVAISGRNGSGKSTLLRILAGLRRPDGGQLRLFGIDPRQDGVAVRRRIGVVGHEPFLYGGLSVEENLRVFSALHGADAAAVRRWLRESGLYPRRDDLVRDLSRGWQQRTALVRAMVHQPTLLLLDEPFTGLDEEGSAWLRAALRAHRGRGGGVVLTTHRPDEVEGVCEAFARLEAGRLVRLGEDRTDEGPAEEA; encoded by the coding sequence GTGAGTGCGGTCCGTCCGGGTGCGCCGCTGGTGGACACCGTGGGTCTGCGCAAGCAAATGGGTGGGCGCTGGGTGTTGCGGCACGTAACGCTCGCGGTGGGTCCGGGCGAGGCCGTGGCGATCTCGGGGCGCAACGGGTCGGGCAAGAGCACGCTGCTGCGCATCCTGGCCGGGCTTCGGCGACCGGACGGCGGCCAGCTGCGCCTGTTCGGGATCGACCCCCGGCAGGACGGGGTGGCGGTGCGCCGGCGGATCGGAGTGGTGGGCCACGAGCCGTTCCTCTACGGCGGGCTCAGCGTGGAGGAGAACCTGCGGGTGTTCTCGGCCCTCCATGGCGCCGACGCCGCAGCGGTGCGGAGGTGGCTGCGCGAAAGCGGCCTGTACCCGCGGCGGGACGACCTGGTGCGGGACCTGTCGCGGGGATGGCAGCAGCGCACGGCGCTGGTCCGTGCGATGGTGCACCAGCCCACCCTGTTGCTGCTCGACGAGCCGTTTACCGGGTTGGACGAGGAGGGCAGCGCCTGGCTGCGGGCTGCGCTGCGCGCGCACCGGGGGCGCGGCGGCGGGGTTGTGCTGACGACGCATCGCCCCGATGAGGTGGAGGGGGTGTGCGAGGCGTTCGCGCGCCTTGAGGCCGGTCGCCTCGTCCGGCTCGGGGAGGATCGGACGGACGAAGGGCCAGCAGAGGAGGCGTGA
- the bshB1 gene encoding bacillithiol biosynthesis deacetylase BshB1 produces MSRSVLVVAPHPDDGEIGMGGTMAALVRGGWRVTLCDITDGEPTPMGTPQTRAREAGRAAEILGVERITLDLPNRYLMDTVDNRRVVAEVIRRVRPDLLFVPYWEDAHPDHVQAARLGEAARFYAKLTRTDIPGEVHYPRRVIHFFSTHYRLHRRPSFLFDVSETFETKMQSVAAYESQFSAARGNLWILDQIRTQAAYFGSLIGVRYAEPFLLREEVGLRTLDGLV; encoded by the coding sequence GTGAGCCGGTCGGTCCTGGTCGTCGCTCCGCACCCCGACGACGGCGAGATCGGAATGGGGGGCACGATGGCCGCCCTGGTGCGCGGCGGGTGGCGGGTAACGCTGTGCGACATCACCGACGGCGAACCCACGCCGATGGGTACGCCGCAGACGCGCGCCCGAGAGGCCGGACGGGCGGCTGAGATCCTCGGCGTGGAGCGCATCACGCTCGATCTCCCCAACCGCTACCTGATGGACACGGTCGACAACCGCAGGGTGGTGGCGGAGGTCATCCGGCGAGTACGGCCGGATCTGCTGTTCGTGCCGTACTGGGAAGACGCCCACCCCGACCACGTCCAGGCCGCCCGTCTGGGCGAGGCGGCGCGCTTTTACGCGAAGCTCACCCGCACCGACATCCCGGGCGAGGTGCACTATCCGCGCCGCGTGATCCACTTCTTCTCGACCCACTACCGGTTGCACCGCCGACCATCGTTCCTCTTCGACGTCTCGGAGACGTTCGAAACGAAGATGCAGAGCGTGGCGGCCTACGAAAGCCAGTTCAGTGCAGCGCGCGGAAATCTGTGGATCCTGGACCAGATCCGGACGCAGGCCGCCTACTTCGGGTCGCTGATCGGTGTGCGCTACGCAGAGCCGTTCCTGCTCCGGGAGGAAGTCGGGTTGCGCACCCTGGACGGGCTCGTGTGA
- a CDS encoding glycosyltransferase family 2 protein, with protein sequence MEKVLIVMPLYNEEATLRDVLRAVRRYAPEGADILVVDDGSTDQSPEILREFPDVHVIRHGENRGYGASLIDGFRYAIERGYDVVVTIDCDEQHEPYLIPDLLSALDGVDIASGSRYLPGSSRGQETPPDRLQINREITDRINILTGYAITDAFCGFKAYRIEALRKMQLDEPSYGMPLQVWVQAAHHGLRVREIPIGRIYKNPQRRFWGGLDDAAVRRAYYLDVLRREADRWLGERVK encoded by the coding sequence ATGGAGAAGGTTCTCATCGTCATGCCCCTGTACAACGAGGAGGCGACGCTGCGCGACGTCCTGCGCGCGGTTCGCCGTTACGCCCCCGAGGGGGCGGACATCCTGGTGGTCGACGACGGGTCGACGGACCAGTCGCCGGAGATCCTGCGCGAGTTTCCCGATGTCCACGTCATCCGGCACGGAGAAAACCGCGGCTACGGTGCGTCGCTGATCGATGGCTTTCGGTACGCGATCGAGCGCGGCTACGACGTCGTCGTCACGATCGACTGCGACGAGCAGCACGAGCCGTACCTCATTCCGGACCTGTTGAGCGCGCTGGACGGTGTGGACATCGCGTCGGGCAGTCGCTACCTGCCAGGTTCGTCGCGAGGGCAGGAGACACCGCCCGATCGGCTGCAGATCAACCGAGAGATCACCGACCGGATCAACATCCTCACCGGGTACGCCATCACGGACGCCTTCTGCGGCTTCAAGGCCTACCGGATCGAGGCGCTGCGGAAGATGCAGCTCGACGAGCCGTCCTACGGAATGCCCCTGCAGGTCTGGGTGCAGGCGGCGCACCACGGGTTGCGGGTGCGGGAGATCCCCATCGGGCGGATCTACAAGAACCCACAGCGCCGCTTCTGGGGCGGTCTGGACGATGCCGCCGTTCGCCGTGCGTACTATCTGGACGTCCTGCGGCGCGAGGCCGACCGGTGGCTGGGGGAGCGGGTGAAGTGA
- the hemL gene encoding glutamate-1-semialdehyde 2,1-aminomutase, with protein sequence MHPGSGSRTWFERARRVMPGGVNSPVRAFGAVGGIPPFVVRGSGAWIEDADGRRYVDYVGSWGALILGHAHPEVTAAIRTAAADGSTFGAPTPYEVELAEALCEAVPAMEMVRLVSSGTEATMSALRVARAFTGRAGIVKFDGGYHGHADALLVSAGSGVATLGLAASPGVPAGAIEQTFSLPYNDPSAAQRLFSERGNEIAAIIVEPIAGNMGVVPPAPGFLEALRALTEQHGALLVFDEVITGFRLSYGCAHERLGVRPDLVCLGKIAGGGLPLAAYGGRADVMRLVAPSGPVYQAGTLAGNPVAVRAALATLRVLREDPPYRALEARSEALARGLRQAGADAGVPVQVNRAGSMLTVFFSAEPVTDYATARRADTDGFAAFFQGMLARGIYLPPSQFEAMFVSAAHTDVDVARTIDAAREAMEAARRRQ encoded by the coding sequence ATGCACCCTGGCAGCGGATCGCGCACGTGGTTCGAGCGCGCGCGGCGCGTGATGCCGGGAGGCGTCAACAGCCCGGTGCGTGCGTTCGGCGCCGTCGGTGGAATCCCGCCGTTCGTGGTGCGGGGAAGCGGAGCCTGGATCGAGGACGCCGACGGGCGTCGCTACGTGGACTACGTCGGATCGTGGGGTGCCTTGATCCTGGGGCACGCACACCCGGAGGTGACCGCCGCGATCCGGACGGCCGCCGCCGACGGCAGCACCTTTGGCGCCCCCACACCGTACGAGGTGGAGCTGGCCGAAGCTCTGTGCGAGGCCGTGCCGGCGATGGAGATGGTGCGCCTGGTCTCGTCGGGCACGGAGGCGACGATGAGCGCGCTGCGCGTCGCGCGCGCGTTCACCGGTCGTGCCGGGATCGTGAAGTTCGACGGCGGCTACCATGGCCACGCCGACGCGCTCCTGGTGTCCGCCGGATCCGGCGTCGCCACCCTCGGTCTGGCCGCCAGTCCGGGCGTGCCGGCGGGTGCCATCGAGCAGACGTTCTCGCTTCCCTACAATGACCCTTCGGCCGCGCAGCGATTGTTTTCCGAGCGTGGGAACGAGATCGCAGCCATCATCGTGGAGCCGATCGCGGGCAACATGGGCGTCGTCCCACCCGCACCGGGGTTTTTGGAGGCGCTGCGGGCACTCACCGAACAGCATGGGGCGCTGCTGGTCTTCGATGAGGTGATCACCGGCTTTCGGCTGTCGTACGGTTGCGCGCACGAGCGCTTGGGCGTGCGGCCCGACCTGGTGTGCCTCGGCAAGATCGCCGGCGGGGGGCTGCCGTTGGCCGCCTACGGCGGGCGCGCCGACGTGATGCGGCTGGTGGCTCCGTCCGGTCCCGTCTACCAGGCCGGCACGCTCGCGGGAAACCCCGTTGCCGTCCGGGCGGCACTCGCCACTCTGCGCGTGCTGCGCGAAGATCCGCCATACCGGGCGCTGGAAGCCCGGTCGGAAGCGCTGGCCCGAGGGCTCCGACAGGCGGGAGCGGACGCCGGGGTGCCTGTTCAGGTGAACCGGGCGGGCTCGATGCTGACTGTGTTCTTCAGCGCGGAGCCGGTCACCGACTACGCCACTGCACGCCGGGCCGACACCGACGGGTTCGCGGCATTCTTTCAGGGCATGCTGGCGCGCGGCATCTACCTGCCGCCCTCGCAGTTCGAGGCCATGTTTGTGTCGGCGGCGCACACCGACGTCGACGTCGCGCGGACGATCGATGCGGCGCGGGAAGCGATGGAGGCGGCGCGTAGACGGCAATAG
- the hemB gene encoding porphobilinogen synthase, with protein sequence MASLPHRGRRLRRTEALRTMAAETVLRPHHLIAPLFVKEGLREPAPIGALPGHFQHTLTSIVDEVGSLLDTGIRSVILFGIPGRKDAEGSEAWAEEGVVQRALRTLRSEFADRIVLIADLCLCEYTDHGHCGVLSGEGSTVGIDNDRTVELYAKIAVSQVRAGADIVAPSGMMDGQVGAIRRALDDAGMYDAAILAYAAKYASAFYGPFREAAESAPRFGDRRGYQMQPGNAAEALREVERDVAEGADVVMVKPALAYLDVIRAVKERFGIPTAAYSVSGEYAMVQAAADRGWLDREAAMMETLLAVRRAGADWILTYFARDAAHRLR encoded by the coding sequence GTGGCGTCGTTACCCCATCGCGGCAGGCGGTTGCGGCGGACTGAGGCCTTGCGCACCATGGCGGCCGAGACGGTTCTGCGGCCGCACCACCTGATCGCACCCCTGTTCGTCAAAGAGGGTCTGCGCGAGCCGGCGCCCATCGGCGCGCTGCCGGGTCACTTCCAGCACACGCTCACCAGCATCGTGGACGAGGTGGGGTCCTTGCTGGACACCGGCATCCGGTCTGTGATCCTCTTCGGAATCCCTGGGCGCAAGGACGCCGAGGGCAGCGAAGCGTGGGCGGAGGAGGGCGTCGTGCAGAGGGCGCTGCGGACGCTGCGTTCCGAGTTCGCCGACCGCATCGTGCTCATCGCGGATCTGTGCCTGTGCGAGTACACCGACCACGGCCACTGCGGGGTGCTGAGCGGCGAGGGATCCACCGTTGGAATCGACAACGATCGGACGGTGGAGCTGTACGCCAAGATCGCGGTCAGCCAAGTACGGGCCGGTGCCGACATCGTGGCTCCGTCCGGCATGATGGACGGCCAGGTGGGGGCGATCCGGCGCGCGCTGGACGACGCGGGGATGTACGATGCCGCGATCCTCGCGTACGCGGCGAAGTACGCCTCGGCGTTTTACGGCCCGTTCCGGGAAGCGGCGGAGTCCGCGCCTCGGTTCGGCGATCGGCGCGGGTATCAGATGCAGCCGGGCAATGCCGCCGAAGCGCTGCGTGAGGTGGAGCGGGACGTCGCCGAAGGTGCCGATGTGGTGATGGTGAAGCCGGCGCTCGCCTACCTTGATGTGATCCGCGCGGTCAAGGAGCGGTTCGGCATTCCCACGGCAGCCTACAGCGTGAGCGGCGAGTACGCCATGGTTCAAGCGGCCGCCGACCGCGGCTGGTTGGACCGGGAGGCGGCGATGATGGAGACCCTGTTGGCGGTGCGGCGCGCCGGCGCCGACTGGATTCTGACCTACTTCGCCCGCGACGCCGCTCACCGGCTGCGTTAG
- a CDS encoding uroporphyrinogen-III synthase, whose product MPLSGQRILITRPAHQADDLVRRLTDAGAEAVVVPAIRIVPPASYGDLDRALQRLDTYDWVVFTSQNAVDAVFDRLTAAGRDASALGGTRVAAVGDATAAALERRGIAVALRPDDFTADGLLQAFGRHPVASVRVLVPQAAEGREGLVEGLRSRGAVVDVVEAYRTEPAYNEASRLQRVLEDGVDAVVFASPSAVRGTLELAGVDALEGVACVCIGPVTARAARAAGLEVAAVADPHTDEGIVAAILRLFTGEEG is encoded by the coding sequence ATGCCATTGTCCGGTCAGCGCATCCTGATCACACGTCCTGCGCACCAGGCCGACGATCTGGTCCGCCGTCTCACAGACGCCGGTGCGGAGGCGGTCGTGGTCCCGGCGATCCGCATCGTGCCGCCAGCGTCGTATGGCGACTTGGACCGAGCGCTGCAGCGGCTGGACACCTACGACTGGGTGGTCTTCACCAGCCAGAACGCGGTCGACGCCGTCTTCGATCGGCTGACGGCCGCGGGGCGGGACGCGTCGGCGCTCGGTGGGACGCGGGTGGCGGCCGTGGGCGATGCCACGGCCGCGGCTTTGGAGCGCCGCGGCATCGCCGTGGCGCTTCGGCCGGACGACTTCACCGCCGACGGACTGCTGCAGGCGTTCGGTCGCCACCCCGTGGCCAGCGTCCGGGTGCTCGTGCCCCAGGCGGCCGAAGGCAGAGAGGGGCTGGTGGAAGGCCTCCGCAGCCGAGGCGCCGTCGTCGACGTGGTGGAGGCATACCGTACCGAACCCGCCTACAATGAAGCGAGCCGGCTCCAGCGGGTGCTGGAGGACGGGGTGGACGCCGTGGTCTTCGCCAGTCCGTCGGCGGTGCGCGGGACGCTGGAGCTGGCGGGCGTTGATGCCCTCGAGGGCGTGGCGTGCGTGTGCATCGGACCGGTGACGGCGCGCGCTGCCCGCGCGGCGGGACTGGAGGTTGCTGCGGTTGCCGACCCGCACACCGACGAGGGGATCGTGGCGGCGATCTTGCGTCTGTTCACGGGAGAGGAGGGTTGA
- the hemC gene encoding hydroxymethylbilane synthase yields the protein MNVVRVGTRGSRLSRAQTDTVTAALSAVHPGLRCQILVLQTTGDRSEAPLRQSGATGWFTSEIERALLERRVDLAVHSLKDLPTAPTPGLVVAAIPPREDPRDALVSQHASLDALPYGARVGTSSPRRAAQLRAVRRDLEVVPLRGNVDTRLRKVRDGEVDAAVLAAAGLLRGGWSEAIAQLLDPEVLLPAAGQGALAVQVREDDVELQALVAALDDPPTRAAVTAERAFLRTLAGGCSLPAGALATVGDELVLRVLVASDDGRRVVRATRSGPVEQASGIGEAAARQVLALAPISKW from the coding sequence TTGAACGTCGTCCGCGTGGGCACCCGCGGCAGCCGGCTCAGCCGGGCGCAGACCGACACGGTCACGGCCGCGCTGTCGGCCGTGCATCCGGGGCTGCGCTGCCAGATCTTGGTCCTGCAGACGACCGGGGATCGCTCCGAGGCACCGTTGCGACAGTCTGGTGCGACGGGTTGGTTCACCTCGGAGATCGAGCGTGCGCTGCTCGAACGGCGTGTGGATCTGGCGGTACACAGCCTCAAGGACCTCCCGACTGCGCCGACCCCAGGGCTCGTCGTGGCCGCCATACCGCCGCGCGAGGATCCCCGCGACGCGCTGGTCTCACAGCATGCGTCGTTGGATGCGCTGCCCTACGGGGCCCGCGTCGGCACGAGCAGCCCTCGGAGGGCCGCCCAGCTGCGGGCAGTGCGGCGCGACCTGGAGGTCGTGCCGTTGCGGGGCAACGTGGACACCCGCCTGCGCAAGGTGCGAGACGGCGAGGTCGATGCGGCGGTCCTCGCCGCCGCGGGGCTGCTACGGGGCGGGTGGTCGGAGGCGATCGCCCAGCTCCTCGACCCGGAGGTGTTGCTGCCCGCAGCCGGTCAGGGCGCGCTGGCGGTCCAGGTGCGAGAGGACGACGTCGAACTGCAGGCGCTCGTGGCCGCCCTGGACGATCCACCGACACGCGCGGCGGTGACCGCGGAGCGGGCATTTTTGCGGACCCTCGCCGGCGGCTGCTCGTTGCCGGCTGGTGCGCTCGCTACGGTGGGGGACGAGCTGGTGCTGAGGGTTCTCGTCGCCTCCGATGACGGGAGGCGCGTCGTACGGGCCACGCGATCGGGTCCGGTGGAGCAGGCGTCGGGCATCGGCGAGGCTGCCGCAAGACAAGTCCTGGCCTTGGCACCGATCTCGAAATGGTGA